A single genomic interval of Trinickia acidisoli harbors:
- a CDS encoding fatty acid desaturase family protein: MNDAPATALAWVIVLDLAMRAAVALYYRDSTRILRLLRLTPREPGRIETYYRPLDAWFAPLPFLWTWLDIVAGVLLGMLIPSPLVWLAVVLWSGGRMRALQEFGHNAVHFALCRSHAWQWWLSDLFYQFPVFKRDMHSRHKTHTVEHHRNPNHPSLDPNRARVIAGGYVAGVSPTAFYARLLYPLMPAGARANFSMMVRNSLLNHSRWTAFARCVSLVAAVAVLYWAGGWKGIVFGWLLPLVTSYPVFAWVSLLTEHRWLIEGSPDDRLELEYLMGRPTDYFGMSGWLVRVFIAPTSDAYHLVHSLYPGVRWNYLPAIDRHLKVHEPRYASNASEGLLIRRGNAPAALSELYERLVATERDDQLIGARGTL; this comes from the coding sequence ATGAACGATGCTCCCGCGACGGCGCTGGCCTGGGTGATCGTGCTCGATTTGGCGATGCGTGCCGCGGTCGCACTCTACTATCGCGACAGCACGCGCATACTGCGTTTGCTGCGATTGACGCCTCGCGAGCCGGGGCGCATCGAAACGTATTACCGGCCGCTCGACGCTTGGTTCGCACCGTTGCCGTTTCTTTGGACATGGCTCGACATTGTCGCGGGTGTGCTGCTCGGCATGCTGATTCCTTCGCCGCTCGTGTGGCTCGCCGTCGTGCTATGGAGCGGTGGGCGCATGCGCGCGCTGCAGGAGTTCGGGCACAACGCCGTGCACTTCGCGCTGTGCCGCTCGCACGCCTGGCAATGGTGGCTCAGCGATCTCTTCTATCAATTCCCCGTGTTCAAGCGCGACATGCATAGTCGCCACAAGACGCATACCGTTGAACACCATAGGAATCCTAATCATCCGTCGCTCGACCCGAATCGTGCGCGCGTGATTGCCGGCGGCTACGTGGCCGGCGTCTCGCCCACCGCGTTCTATGCGCGCCTGCTATATCCCCTGATGCCCGCCGGCGCAAGAGCCAATTTTTCGATGATGGTGCGCAACAGCCTGCTCAACCACTCGCGATGGACTGCGTTCGCGCGATGCGTTTCGCTCGTTGCCGCCGTGGCCGTGCTTTATTGGGCGGGTGGATGGAAAGGCATCGTCTTCGGATGGCTGCTGCCGCTCGTCACCTCGTATCCGGTGTTCGCTTGGGTATCGCTGCTGACCGAGCATCGATGGCTGATCGAAGGCAGTCCTGACGATCGGCTCGAACTCGAGTATTTGATGGGTCGCCCGACCGATTACTTCGGCATGTCCGGTTGGCTCGTTCGCGTGTTCATCGCACCGACCTCCGATGCGTACCATCTGGTCCATTCTTTGTATCCGGGTGTGCGATGGAATTACCTACCGGCAATCGACCGGCATTTGAAGGTGCATGAACCGCGCTACGCGTCGAATGCCAGCGAGGGCTTGCTGATCCGACGCGGTAATGCGCCTGCGGCGCTATCCGAGCTTTACGAACGGCTCGTGGCGACGGAGCGCGACGATCAACTCATTGGAGCGAGAGGAACGCTGTGA
- a CDS encoding HAD family hydrolase: MKTFDAKRLMDIEHIVFDWNGTLLDDIELAVKSVNLCARRFDVASVTRERYREAFHFPIASFYATLGFDLERTPFAEIVQRYLEHFDANVAQCPLHDGVTALLDAAADAGVGVSVLSASHRDTLTKVLDAKALLPRFAHVVGLTHNLATSKTAEAALLQKRLGGEAARTLFVGDTTHDCEVAHSVGWTPLLVSTGHQTAARLLSSGATVLNGLGELLPTLSGERAAIACRKEGLQ, translated from the coding sequence ATGAAGACTTTCGACGCCAAGCGCTTGATGGACATCGAGCACATCGTATTCGACTGGAACGGCACGTTGCTGGACGATATCGAGCTTGCCGTGAAGAGCGTCAATCTCTGCGCACGGCGATTCGACGTGGCGTCCGTCACGCGCGAGCGCTACCGGGAAGCATTTCATTTTCCGATTGCGAGCTTTTACGCCACACTCGGCTTCGACCTCGAACGCACGCCATTCGCCGAAATCGTGCAACGCTATCTCGAGCATTTCGATGCGAACGTCGCGCAGTGCCCGCTGCACGATGGAGTCACGGCGCTGCTCGATGCGGCGGCGGACGCGGGAGTCGGCGTATCGGTGTTGTCGGCATCGCATCGCGACACGCTGACGAAAGTGCTCGACGCAAAAGCCCTATTGCCGCGATTCGCACACGTCGTGGGCCTCACGCACAATCTCGCGACGAGCAAGACCGCCGAAGCCGCATTGCTGCAGAAGCGCCTCGGCGGCGAGGCTGCACGCACGCTGTTCGTCGGCGATACGACGCACGATTGCGAGGTGGCGCACAGCGTGGGTTGGACGCCGCTGCTCGTTTCGACAGGACATCAAACGGCTGCACGTCTGCTATCGAGCGGCGCGACGGTGCTGAACGGGCTCGGCGAATTGCTGCCGACGCTGTCGGGCGAACGCGCCGCCATCGCATGCCGGAAGGAAGGGCTGCAATGA
- a CDS encoding MFS transporter, giving the protein MNDAELNSRARFRRDGPTWFLYLVLTIFGFQQSVLGSTLPFLRNEFHYDTVHVGWHFTFYAIGLVASGLLSGVLLKRVPLNVLIRASAVTMVLAVLSITQARGYYSTLAVAVAMGFTGGVVQAAVQAGIAWHHPCHRDIAMVEAFVCAGTGVFFGPLLVGQIAAAGFSWRISLLVCAIALTLVFVLFRGPNESASAAAREADDLRDVQDGGIPLPVALSWLMVLLGIGAEWGIGFWGAQFLESRLTLDAAKAVSLMAFFFGGTVFGRLVSSRLLSIFDGRIMLFVVIFLGSGAILTLWTSEQYFSTIAALAMAGMCLGNFFPLIISNAIRLAPTRVSLISVGATQAVGVSLLVVPIALGYVGRSIGLINAVGILAVLPVLMAVAYLCASSYGRMALRRA; this is encoded by the coding sequence ATGAATGATGCCGAGCTAAATTCGCGAGCGCGCTTTCGCCGCGATGGTCCGACCTGGTTTCTTTATCTCGTCTTGACGATTTTCGGGTTTCAGCAATCCGTGCTCGGCTCGACGTTGCCGTTCCTGCGCAACGAATTCCACTACGACACCGTTCATGTCGGCTGGCACTTCACGTTTTATGCGATCGGGCTCGTGGCTTCGGGGCTGCTGAGCGGCGTATTGCTCAAGCGGGTGCCGCTCAACGTTTTGATTCGCGCGAGTGCGGTGACGATGGTGCTCGCCGTGCTCAGTATCACGCAGGCAAGGGGCTATTACAGTACGTTGGCGGTGGCCGTGGCGATGGGCTTCACGGGCGGCGTCGTGCAGGCGGCCGTGCAGGCCGGCATCGCTTGGCATCATCCTTGTCACCGCGACATTGCGATGGTCGAAGCGTTCGTCTGCGCGGGCACGGGTGTCTTCTTCGGGCCGTTGCTCGTCGGCCAGATCGCGGCGGCGGGCTTTTCGTGGCGCATTTCACTGCTCGTCTGCGCGATTGCCTTGACGCTCGTCTTCGTTCTGTTTAGGGGGCCTAACGAAAGCGCGAGCGCGGCGGCGCGTGAAGCCGACGACTTGCGCGACGTGCAAGACGGCGGTATTCCACTGCCGGTTGCACTGAGTTGGTTGATGGTGCTGCTCGGAATCGGCGCGGAATGGGGCATCGGCTTCTGGGGCGCGCAATTCCTCGAAAGCCGCTTGACACTCGATGCGGCCAAGGCCGTCAGCCTCATGGCGTTTTTCTTCGGCGGCACCGTATTCGGGCGCCTCGTGTCGAGTCGGTTGCTGTCGATCTTCGACGGCCGCATCATGCTGTTCGTCGTGATCTTCCTAGGCAGCGGCGCAATCCTCACGTTGTGGACGAGCGAGCAATACTTCAGCACGATCGCCGCGCTCGCGATGGCCGGCATGTGTCTCGGCAACTTCTTTCCGCTCATCATCAGCAATGCGATTCGGCTCGCGCCGACGCGCGTGAGCTTGATTTCGGTCGGTGCGACGCAGGCGGTCGGCGTTTCGCTGCTCGTCGTGCCGATCGCGCTCGGCTATGTCGGCCGCTCGATCGGGCTCATCAACGCCGTCGGCATTCTTGCCGTGCTGCCCGTGTTGATGGCTGTCGCCTATCTTTGCGCATCGTCGTATGGCCGTATGGCTTTGCGCCGCGCTTGA
- a CDS encoding ABC transporter substrate-binding protein, translated as MKGDHTDCGPVLPATALRIDAPTGNGSAGTLRALSSFEPYELADYLGLLKERLPDVAIELWRMPTATLTEYLLAGARADLIIGWADTASATPGVAERIAQPDAADIRPDADGFCRPTGFSTAFVTDPAELARRGAATPNSWSSLADASLANGVIFPDPRRSGAGYLALTTLLQYLGERSGWELMRAIDRNVVDYPGSAWSPAASVGADRDIAVGVTVKIAATRRMHENAALAIALPNEAIGAEAEVYGMLRGTTQRRAVERVLAWLTSPDAKPYFERHAKLILDDANRETLFEVDAPRATRERDTVLRRFDELIHARVERSALSLRASR; from the coding sequence ATGAAAGGCGATCATACGGATTGCGGGCCCGTGCTGCCGGCAACTGCGTTGCGTATCGATGCGCCGACCGGCAACGGCAGCGCCGGCACGCTGCGTGCACTGAGTTCGTTCGAGCCGTACGAGTTGGCCGATTACTTAGGCCTCCTAAAGGAACGGCTGCCCGACGTCGCGATCGAATTGTGGCGTATGCCCACGGCGACGCTCACTGAGTATCTGCTGGCCGGTGCGCGGGCCGATTTGATCATTGGATGGGCGGATACGGCATCGGCGACACCGGGCGTCGCCGAGCGAATCGCACAGCCCGATGCAGCCGACATACGCCCGGATGCGGATGGATTCTGTCGCCCGACCGGATTCTCCACTGCGTTCGTGACCGATCCGGCCGAGCTCGCGCGGCGCGGTGCGGCGACCCCGAACTCATGGTCGTCGCTTGCCGACGCGTCGCTCGCGAATGGCGTGATCTTTCCCGATCCGCGCCGCTCGGGTGCGGGCTACTTGGCATTGACTACGCTCCTGCAATATTTAGGAGAACGAAGCGGTTGGGAGCTGATGCGCGCGATCGATCGCAACGTCGTCGACTACCCGGGCTCGGCGTGGTCGCCGGCGGCGAGCGTCGGTGCGGATCGCGATATCGCGGTCGGTGTGACCGTGAAGATCGCCGCCACTCGGCGGATGCACGAGAACGCCGCATTGGCGATCGCATTGCCGAACGAGGCGATCGGCGCGGAAGCCGAGGTGTACGGGATGTTGCGCGGCACGACGCAGCGTCGGGCCGTCGAACGCGTACTCGCCTGGCTGACGTCGCCCGATGCCAAACCGTACTTCGAGCGGCACGCCAAGCTCATCCTCGACGACGCGAACCGCGAAACGCTGTTCGAGGTCGACGCACCGCGTGCGACGCGCGAACGCGACACCGTCCTGCGTCGATTCGATGAGTTGATCCATGCGCGCGTCGAACGATCGGCGCTTTCGTTGCGGGCGAGCCGATGA
- a CDS encoding NAD(P)/FAD-dependent oxidoreductase, with protein MATSPIDAVARQGHAVVIGASVAGCLIAAVLARRFARVTLIEKGNFHDEHGPRQAVPQEHHVHLLLLRGKQIMEDVFPGLLDELEASGAQVADLGHDVKWYQGGLWKNRYRSGIHAHYCSRRLIDNHLRRRVVREQGVDVMSMTRVQGFEFAGGDAERGDFAERAVCGVKVENDAGAYTVPVDLVVDASGRGTRTPEWLERAGFGTVKNSIVKTELGYASRIYRRMPEYASKWKVLLVLPRTPIQRSMGVISPIEDDRWMVTTGGWFGHFPGTDPDDFLQALAALPVPDIHDVIRRAEPLSGVATFRMPGSQRRHYDKLPSWPRGLLVVGDALTGMNPLYSQGMTLCALEAQCIDAHVDEARSGALAYQALQRRLCEVVDPAWQMATTEDLRFPETTGERNWQTKFHHWYGSGLVRLSARNRRALETQIGVTNLVTEPGRLFAPAIASRIVMDFAFSVGNR; from the coding sequence ATGGCTACGTCCCCGATTGATGCCGTCGCGCGGCAGGGCCATGCGGTCGTCATCGGTGCGAGCGTGGCGGGCTGCCTGATCGCCGCGGTGCTCGCACGGCGCTTCGCGCGCGTGACGCTCATCGAGAAAGGCAACTTCCACGACGAGCATGGGCCGCGCCAAGCGGTACCGCAGGAGCACCACGTGCACCTGTTGCTGTTGCGCGGCAAGCAGATCATGGAGGACGTCTTTCCCGGCTTGCTCGACGAACTCGAGGCGAGCGGTGCGCAAGTGGCCGACCTCGGGCACGACGTGAAGTGGTATCAGGGCGGTTTGTGGAAGAACCGCTACCGCAGCGGCATCCACGCGCACTACTGCAGCCGGCGTTTAATCGACAATCATCTGCGCCGGCGCGTCGTGCGCGAACAAGGCGTCGATGTCATGTCGATGACGCGCGTGCAAGGCTTCGAGTTCGCGGGAGGCGACGCCGAACGCGGCGACTTCGCCGAGCGCGCCGTCTGCGGCGTCAAAGTCGAAAACGATGCTGGCGCGTACACGGTGCCGGTCGATCTCGTCGTCGACGCAAGCGGCCGCGGGACGCGCACGCCCGAATGGCTCGAGCGAGCCGGCTTCGGCACCGTGAAAAATAGTATCGTCAAGACCGAGCTCGGATACGCTTCCCGCATTTATCGGCGCATGCCCGAGTACGCATCGAAGTGGAAGGTGCTGCTCGTGCTGCCGAGAACGCCGATTCAACGCTCGATGGGCGTGATCAGTCCCATCGAAGACGACCGATGGATGGTGACGACAGGCGGTTGGTTCGGCCATTTTCCCGGCACCGATCCAGACGACTTTCTGCAAGCGCTCGCGGCCTTGCCCGTACCCGACATTCACGATGTCATTCGCCGCGCCGAGCCGCTGTCGGGCGTCGCCACGTTCAGGATGCCGGGCAGCCAGCGGCGGCACTACGATAAGCTCCCTTCATGGCCCCGCGGTTTGCTCGTCGTCGGCGATGCGCTCACGGGCATGAACCCGCTATACAGCCAAGGTATGACGCTGTGCGCACTCGAAGCGCAATGCATCGATGCGCATGTCGATGAGGCCCGCTCGGGCGCGCTCGCTTATCAGGCACTGCAGCGCCGTTTGTGCGAGGTCGTCGATCCGGCTTGGCAGATGGCGACGACCGAAGACCTTCGTTTTCCCGAGACGACGGGCGAGCGCAACTGGCAGACGAAATTTCATCACTGGTACGGATCGGGGCTGGTCCGCTTGTCGGCACGCAATCGCCGCGCGCTCGAAACGCAGATCGGCGTGACGAACCTCGTCACGGAGCCGGGACGCTTGTTTGCACCGGCGATTGCATCGCGTATCGTCATGGATTTCGCATTTTCCGTGGGCAACCGATGA
- the mtnP gene encoding S-methyl-5'-thioadenosine phosphorylase, giving the protein MDRPVARIGIIGGSGFQQLLGLTGTTIVECETAFGKPSSPVALGLLDGVPVAFLQRHGLGHTIPPTSINVRANIAALRQVGCTQVLSMSAVGSLTAEVPPGHFVLIDQFIDRTIMREKTFFGPGLVGHVPFADPVCGRMREALAESARAADAQARNGGTYIVMEGPQFSTRAESNLYRQWGGTVIGMTAMPEAKLAREAELCYALVAIPTDFDCWHDGHEDVNAALVGERMKRIGATARRLVGEAVARLGHHQGPCRCGCDRALETAVMTAPEYRDPKMVERLLSVAPHALHLSSTKE; this is encoded by the coding sequence TTGGATCGACCCGTGGCGCGCATCGGCATCATCGGCGGCAGCGGCTTTCAGCAACTACTCGGATTGACTGGGACGACGATCGTCGAATGCGAAACGGCGTTCGGCAAGCCATCGTCGCCCGTCGCGCTTGGTCTGCTCGACGGCGTACCCGTTGCGTTTTTGCAGCGACACGGGCTCGGTCATACGATTCCGCCGACATCGATCAACGTGCGCGCGAACATCGCCGCGCTAAGACAAGTGGGCTGCACGCAGGTGTTGTCGATGAGCGCCGTCGGCAGCTTGACGGCCGAGGTGCCGCCGGGCCACTTCGTGCTGATCGATCAATTCATCGATCGTACGATCATGCGCGAGAAAACGTTCTTCGGGCCCGGCCTCGTCGGCCACGTGCCGTTTGCCGATCCCGTGTGCGGACGCATGCGCGAGGCGTTGGCCGAAAGCGCTCGAGCGGCCGACGCGCAGGCACGCAACGGCGGCACTTATATCGTCATGGAAGGGCCTCAATTCTCGACGCGCGCGGAATCGAATCTCTACCGCCAATGGGGCGGCACGGTGATCGGCATGACGGCGATGCCCGAGGCCAAGCTCGCGCGGGAGGCGGAGCTTTGCTATGCGCTCGTGGCCATCCCCACCGACTTCGATTGCTGGCACGATGGCCACGAAGACGTTAACGCGGCACTCGTCGGCGAACGCATGAAGCGTATCGGCGCGACGGCGCGGCGCCTCGTCGGGGAAGCCGTCGCCCGGCTCGGGCATCATCAGGGCCCGTGCCGCTGCGGTTGCGATCGCGCGCTGGAGACGGCCGTCATGACGGCGCCTGAGTATCGCGATCCGAAGATGGTGGAGCGTCTACTGTCGGTCGCACCCCATGCATTGCATCTTTCGTCGACGAAGGAGTGA
- a CDS encoding HAD family hydrolase has product MQSNFSLLFDLDGTLVNTDELHFGAYQVLLGELGRSITIETYQSRIMGAPNDAIMREFFPDVPESRHQALADRKEALFRASVTRLEPTAGALRVFEWAQARGVGIAVVTNAPRANAELLLSGLKLTDRIDALVIGEELPRGKPDPLPYLTGLERLGGNAERALAFEDSLSGIRAASAADIYTFGMRTGLPTQTLLDAGANDVIDDFTAASLWHILDDVATGALSAERRA; this is encoded by the coding sequence ATGCAGTCGAATTTTTCATTGTTGTTCGATTTGGACGGCACGCTCGTCAATACCGACGAACTCCATTTCGGCGCTTATCAGGTCTTGCTCGGCGAGCTCGGGCGCAGCATCACGATCGAGACGTATCAATCGCGGATCATGGGTGCGCCGAACGATGCGATCATGCGCGAGTTTTTTCCTGACGTGCCCGAGAGCCGTCATCAAGCGTTGGCCGATCGCAAGGAAGCGCTGTTCCGTGCATCGGTCACCCGTTTGGAGCCCACCGCGGGCGCGCTGAGGGTGTTCGAATGGGCGCAAGCACGAGGCGTGGGCATCGCCGTCGTCACGAACGCGCCGCGAGCCAACGCCGAATTGCTGTTGAGCGGATTGAAGCTGACCGATCGCATCGACGCGCTCGTGATCGGCGAGGAGTTGCCGCGCGGCAAGCCCGACCCACTGCCGTATTTGACCGGCCTCGAACGGCTGGGCGGTAACGCCGAGCGTGCGCTTGCATTCGAAGATTCGCTGTCGGGCATTCGCGCGGCGAGCGCGGCGGACATCTACACGTTCGGCATGCGCACGGGATTGCCGACGCAAACGCTGCTCGATGCCGGCGCGAACGACGTCATCGATGATTTCACGGCGGCCTCGCTCTGGCACATCCTCGACGATGTCGCGACGGGCGCGTTGTCAGCGGAGCGTCGAGCATGA
- the nudK gene encoding GDP-mannose pyrophosphatase NudK — protein sequence MHCIFRRRRSDGLATNEHQNERVRMKSTQVLSDNWYILRKHTFDFQRRDGKWQTLTRETYDRGNGATILLYNAEKKTVVLTRQFRLPAFVNEHDGMLIEACAGLLDRDDAETCIRKETEEETGYRVENVRKIFEAFMSPGSVTERLYFFVGEYFGKDKISEGGGVESDGEEIEVLEITLDEALARVERGEIMDGKTIMLLQYAKLHRLMG from the coding sequence ATGCATTGCATCTTTCGTCGACGAAGGAGTGACGGTTTGGCTACGAACGAGCATCAAAACGAACGCGTGCGGATGAAGTCGACGCAAGTGCTGTCGGACAACTGGTATATCCTGCGCAAACACACTTTCGATTTTCAGCGTAGGGATGGAAAATGGCAGACGTTGACGCGCGAAACGTATGATCGCGGCAACGGCGCTACAATCCTGCTCTACAACGCGGAAAAGAAAACGGTCGTTTTAACGCGCCAATTTCGACTCCCGGCATTCGTGAACGAGCATGACGGTATGCTGATCGAAGCCTGTGCGGGGTTACTCGATCGCGACGACGCCGAAACTTGCATTCGGAAGGAAACGGAAGAAGAAACCGGCTATCGCGTGGAAAACGTCCGCAAGATATTCGAGGCCTTCATGAGCCCCGGCTCCGTCACCGAACGGCTGTATTTTTTTGTCGGCGAATATTTCGGCAAGGACAAGATCAGTGAAGGCGGAGGTGTCGAGTCGGACGGCGAAGAGATCGAGGTGTTGGAAATAACACTCGATGAGGCACTCGCACGTGTCGAGCGTGGGGAAATCATGGATGGCAAGACGATTATGCTTTTGCAGTACGCCAAGCTTCATCGGCTGATGGGGTAG